The Pedobacter ginsengisoli region ATCAAAAGAATTAACATTATAACTGATTAAAAGTTCTCCTTTTTCAGATAAACTTGGATGGGCCTTGGCATTATATGAAAAATAACTCTTCTTATTTAATGCATCAGAGGTGTCCCACAATTTTATTATTGGCCCAAAAGGCCCAATAGGACTTTTCCCTAAGCGCATACCAACCATCCTTCCCATCCCACTCTGCTGAAAAATTAAAGCATATCTCCCATCTGGCAATACCGACACGCTAAGCTCATTAGAAACCTGATCTGTTATGGCCTCGGCCTTCTTAATATCCGTGTTCCATGTTGCACCATCCCAGAACCGCCACTTAGCATAGTCATCAAATTCTTTAGGCTTTACCCTTGCTGCCAGCATTTTTTTAGCCATTCCTTTTACACCATAAACGTAAATATAGCCATCAGGATTGGGCGCACCAGCCTTAGCTGTATTTACAAATATGCCCGCACCAAACGATCCCATTTCCTTTCCAGTTTCACTGCTGCTTAAATAAAATGGAGTATCCTTTTGTTCGAAATTACTGTAAGGAGGCTTTTCATTTTCCGTAATTTTTATTAGAGTATTGCCAACTTCCGAGAAGCCAAAAGCCCCATCACTAACCTGTTTAACCCTATATCCAAAAATGTAGATGGCATTATTCTGTTCCTGATTTACAAAACCATCTCCAAGCCAATAATAATCCGTAGGACCAGTTAAT contains the following coding sequences:
- a CDS encoding DUF4185 domain-containing protein, translating into MNRLKFTLGVKKIVLLCCLAGSFTGAYAQDLTEIKFTVTEDKEWTNLFARNNGWFGGDGIYTIPLNGVEAGKPEAKKTLFIFSDSMIGNIKNNKMEPGAKMIHNSVAILKGGKPIAENLTFYWKKDEKGGAETIFIPKTPLTGPTDYYWLGDGFVNQEQNNAIYIFGYRVKQVSDGAFGFSEVGNTLIKITENEKPPYSNFEQKDTPFYLSSSETGKEMGSFGAGIFVNTAKAGAPNPDGYIYVYGVKGMAKKMLAARVKPKEFDDYAKWRFWDGATWNTDIKKAEAITDQVSNELSVSVLPDGRYALIFQQSGMGRMVGMRLGKSPIGPFGPIIKLWDTSDALNKKSYFSYNAKAHPSLSEKGELLISYNVNSFDFFKDLETEPHLYRPRFIKIKFN